Proteins encoded by one window of Chondromyces crocatus:
- the priA gene encoding replication restart helicase PriA has translation MPSYAVVAVPVPLSQPFHYAIPAHFAAEVRPGARVLCEFGRRRLVGVVLTLSDRAPPVDPTRIKPIAAVVDPEPALPAELLAFLQELAAYYFAPIGEVLRLALPALERDQVKAMSAKGAFGGPLDLARQKQVGGRKVLFACPTDALEPPGTLRGQAAAVLALLRASGEQPVARLEERFKAARAAVKKLAGMGLVTLDERERPRDPFFRLPETPDSPPELNEAQALAAERIDAALAALAPTAGFAVASSPAAGSSAASSPAAGSPAASSSAASSPAASSPAASSPATGSSAASSPAAFLLFGVTGSGKTEVYLRAIATCLAQGRGALMMVPEIALTPQVVARFRARFGDDLAVLHSGLSDADRHAMWTSLRTGRVRVAIGARSALFAPVPDLGLILVDEEHDGSFKQEEGVRYHARDMALLRAYRAGAVCVLGSATPSLESIALVRRGKLTELRLPERAHREATLPEVHLVDLRKFGAGPSGDKLISLPLHRAIEQALKAKDQIILFLNRRGFAPSVVCEACGTVETCASCSVALTYHRGRRAPRATPGPHVASAALSSGQTGELPGLTPPRPPPRGKLLVPPPGHDTDDDHVLRGGRLRCHYCDYTGPLPDRCSACNAPSLALEGLGTERLEATIAESFPEARVGRLDRDVAGADKTEAILNRMRAGEIDILVGTQMVTKGHDLPSVTLVGVVNADAALSIPDFRAAERGFQLLVQVAGRAGRRDRPGRVLIQTRNPQHPAVAFAAAHDVEGFLRRELVDRQEVGYPPYSRLALIRVDAPDEQVARDAIGLLAARARTSPEGLARRVDVLGPSAAPIAKLRNRYRFRVLLRADERGPLRAAVAAVNEAKNSIERSVRIVIDIDPVAML, from the coding sequence ATGCCCAGCTATGCCGTCGTCGCGGTCCCCGTACCGCTCTCGCAGCCGTTTCACTACGCCATCCCTGCGCACTTCGCGGCAGAGGTCCGACCGGGCGCGCGCGTGCTCTGCGAGTTCGGCCGCCGTCGCCTGGTGGGCGTCGTCCTCACCCTCTCGGACCGCGCTCCCCCCGTAGATCCCACGCGGATCAAGCCCATCGCCGCCGTCGTCGACCCCGAGCCGGCGCTCCCGGCCGAACTGCTCGCCTTCCTCCAGGAGCTCGCCGCGTACTACTTCGCCCCCATCGGCGAGGTCCTCCGCCTGGCGCTCCCGGCCCTGGAGCGCGACCAGGTCAAGGCCATGTCGGCCAAAGGCGCCTTCGGCGGCCCCCTCGACCTCGCCCGACAGAAGCAAGTCGGCGGCCGCAAAGTCCTCTTCGCCTGCCCCACCGACGCCCTCGAACCCCCGGGCACCCTCCGCGGCCAGGCCGCCGCCGTCCTTGCCCTTCTCCGCGCCAGCGGCGAGCAGCCCGTCGCGCGCCTCGAAGAGCGCTTCAAGGCCGCCCGCGCCGCCGTGAAGAAGCTCGCCGGCATGGGCCTCGTCACCCTCGACGAACGCGAACGCCCCCGCGACCCCTTCTTCCGCCTCCCCGAGACCCCAGACTCTCCCCCTGAGCTGAATGAAGCGCAGGCCCTCGCGGCCGAGCGCATCGACGCCGCCCTCGCCGCCCTCGCTCCCACCGCCGGCTTTGCCGTTGCCAGCTCACCTGCCGCCGGCTCTTCTGCCGCCAGCTCACCTGCCGCCGGCTCACCCGCCGCCAGCTCTTCTGCCGCCAGCTCACCCGCTGCCAGCTCACCTGCCGCCAGCTCACCCGCCACTGGCTCTTCTGCCGCCAGCTCACCTGCCGCCTTCCTCCTCTTCGGCGTCACCGGCTCCGGCAAGACCGAAGTCTACCTTCGCGCCATCGCCACCTGCCTCGCCCAGGGCCGCGGCGCCCTGATGATGGTCCCCGAGATCGCCCTCACCCCCCAGGTCGTCGCTCGCTTCCGCGCCCGCTTCGGCGACGACCTCGCCGTCCTCCACAGCGGCCTCAGCGACGCCGACCGCCACGCCATGTGGACCAGCCTCCGCACCGGCCGCGTCCGCGTCGCCATCGGCGCCCGCTCGGCCCTCTTCGCCCCCGTCCCCGACCTCGGCCTCATCCTCGTCGACGAAGAGCACGACGGCTCCTTCAAGCAAGAAGAAGGCGTCCGCTACCACGCCCGCGACATGGCCCTCCTCCGCGCCTACCGCGCCGGCGCCGTCTGCGTCCTCGGCTCCGCCACCCCCTCCCTCGAATCCATCGCCCTCGTCCGCCGCGGCAAGCTCACCGAGCTTCGCCTCCCCGAGCGCGCCCACCGCGAAGCCACCTTGCCCGAAGTCCACCTCGTCGACCTCCGCAAGTTCGGCGCTGGCCCCTCGGGCGACAAACTCATCTCCTTGCCCCTGCACCGCGCCATCGAGCAAGCCCTCAAGGCGAAGGACCAGATCATCCTCTTCCTGAACCGCCGCGGCTTCGCCCCCAGCGTCGTCTGCGAAGCCTGCGGCACCGTCGAGACCTGCGCCTCCTGCTCCGTCGCGCTCACCTACCACCGCGGCCGAAGGGCCCCCCGCGCGACCCCTGGCCCGCACGTCGCCTCCGCGGCGCTCTCCTCGGGCCAGACCGGCGAACTCCCTGGCCTCACCCCACCGCGCCCCCCCCCGCGCGGCAAGCTCCTCGTCCCCCCACCGGGCCACGACACCGACGACGACCACGTCCTCCGCGGCGGCCGCCTCCGCTGCCACTACTGCGACTACACCGGCCCGCTCCCCGACCGCTGCTCCGCGTGCAACGCCCCCTCCCTCGCCCTGGAGGGCCTCGGCACCGAGCGCCTCGAAGCCACCATCGCCGAATCCTTCCCCGAAGCCCGCGTCGGCCGCCTCGACCGCGACGTCGCCGGCGCCGACAAGACCGAAGCCATCCTGAACCGCATGCGCGCTGGCGAGATCGACATCCTCGTCGGCACCCAGATGGTCACCAAGGGCCACGACCTCCCCAGCGTCACCCTCGTCGGCGTCGTCAACGCCGACGCCGCCTTGAGCATCCCCGACTTCCGCGCCGCCGAGCGCGGCTTCCAGCTCCTCGTCCAGGTCGCAGGCCGCGCAGGCCGCCGCGACCGACCTGGCCGCGTCCTCATCCAGACCCGCAACCCCCAGCACCCAGCCGTCGCCTTCGCTGCGGCCCACGACGTCGAAGGCTTCCTCCGCCGCGAGCTCGTCGACCGCCAGGAAGTCGGCTACCCCCCGTACTCCCGCCTCGCCCTGATCCGCGTCGACGCCCCTGACGAGCAAGTCGCCCGCGACGCCATCGGCCTCCTCGCCGCCCGCGCCCGCACCAGCCCCGAAGGCCTCGCCCGTCGCGTCGACGTCCTCGGCCCCTCGGCCGCTCCCATCGCCAAGCTCCGCAACCGCTACCGCTTCCGCGTCCTCCTCCGCGCCGACGAACG
- a CDS encoding alpha/beta hydrolase, with amino-acid sequence MQSLALLVMVPLALVTVGCSAPEPGAGAGGAGTTSATSSSATSGWGPGGSGGEGGVGGEAGAGGGGGMGDSGAGGSCDGSGEPLPAAPTPFTLGGQQAWAHDEGFASGYFHTYDALDVGGAGARKVHVFLPRDYGSSCVQYPVVYMNDGDTTFWPGSVGKTWDVAARLAELYAEGAIPQVIVVAVHPLARDREYTHAEFAPNRVCCGVSSYADYLADRVKGFIDANYRTRREREVTAIVGSSHGGLGAFLVGALRSESFGLVGSLSPSFWVGLDAVHGGAYTGGALASSALLDLTGAALGNPAMRPRVWIDWGLVRSGGFHNAEIEAAATTRGQEMVTLLGASFGYGAGELAWNEDPQGEHDELSWSRRFPEVMKFFYGTSSP; translated from the coding sequence ATGCAATCCCTGGCGCTTCTGGTGATGGTCCCGCTGGCTCTGGTCACGGTTGGCTGCTCTGCGCCCGAACCCGGAGCAGGCGCGGGAGGCGCGGGCACGACGAGCGCGACGAGCAGCAGCGCCACGAGCGGCTGGGGGCCGGGTGGCTCCGGGGGTGAAGGTGGAGTGGGTGGTGAGGCGGGGGCAGGTGGTGGAGGTGGTATGGGAGACAGCGGTGCTGGCGGGAGTTGCGATGGGAGCGGGGAGCCGTTGCCGGCGGCTCCTACCCCGTTCACGCTCGGGGGCCAGCAGGCGTGGGCGCACGATGAGGGGTTCGCCTCCGGGTACTTCCACACGTACGACGCGCTCGACGTGGGTGGCGCGGGGGCGCGCAAGGTGCACGTGTTCTTGCCACGGGACTACGGGTCGAGCTGTGTGCAGTATCCGGTCGTGTACATGAACGATGGGGACACCACGTTCTGGCCGGGGAGTGTGGGCAAGACGTGGGACGTGGCGGCTCGGCTCGCGGAGCTGTACGCGGAGGGGGCGATCCCGCAGGTGATCGTGGTCGCGGTGCATCCGCTCGCGCGCGACCGGGAGTACACGCACGCGGAGTTCGCGCCGAACCGGGTGTGCTGCGGGGTGAGCAGCTATGCGGACTACCTCGCGGATCGGGTGAAGGGGTTCATCGATGCGAATTACCGGACGCGACGGGAGCGCGAGGTGACGGCGATCGTCGGGTCGTCGCACGGTGGGCTGGGGGCGTTCCTGGTGGGGGCGCTGCGCTCCGAGAGCTTCGGGCTGGTCGGGAGCTTGTCACCGTCGTTCTGGGTGGGGCTTGATGCGGTGCATGGGGGGGCGTACACGGGGGGCGCGCTCGCCAGCTCTGCCTTGCTCGATCTCACGGGCGCGGCGCTGGGAAATCCTGCCATGCGGCCGCGGGTCTGGATCGACTGGGGTCTCGTGCGGAGTGGTGGGTTTCACAACGCGGAGATCGAGGCGGCAGCCACCACGCGGGGGCAAGAGATGGTGACGCTGCTGGGGGCGAGCTTCGGGTACGGGGCCGGAGAACTCGCGTGGAACGAGGACCCGCAGGGAGAGCACGATGAGCTGTCCTGGAGCCGACGTTTTCCCGAGGTGATGAAGTTCTTCTACGGGACCAGCAGTCCGTAG
- a CDS encoding GMC family oxidoreductase N-terminal domain-containing protein: MIYDAGTLALPLQVKADLCVIGAGAGGAMVAMVAAEAGLSVVVLEAGEFLTPADMVQREEVMFPRLYWDSGGRTTADRAVHIHQGKGVGGSTLHNLNLCKRIPASIRARWAVERRLEHLPVSAWDALYEEVEALLEVKAVPRAQWNRHNQLLEAGCKALGWRGGGVSHNRTGCVGSGFCEVGCAYDAKNNAAKVLVPRAVKAGAEVVARCQAVRVRHEGGRVVGVSAVGLAPETNRPRGEVMVEAPRVCVAGSATSTPALLLRSGVRDPGGETGMGLRIHPALVAAGEFDEPVRAWEGIPQTYECTELLDLEREDGPRAWIIPAFAHPVGTATLLPGHGGSHRSLMRRYAHLAAFTAMIHDHTAGQVRPDGDLGLQIEYWPDAGDRREMLRGVHGCAKLLFAAGARRVIIPSRPVRIYERGDALDELLAFDLTRGSMDVTAVHPMASVPMGDDPAVAAVSSEGKHHHVEGLWVADGSLFPTSIGVPPQMSIYALGLHVGRALARS; this comes from the coding sequence ATGATCTACGACGCGGGGACGCTGGCGCTGCCGCTCCAGGTGAAAGCCGATCTGTGTGTGATCGGGGCCGGTGCGGGCGGGGCGATGGTGGCGATGGTGGCGGCGGAGGCGGGGCTGTCCGTGGTGGTGCTGGAGGCAGGCGAGTTCCTGACGCCAGCGGACATGGTGCAGCGGGAGGAGGTGATGTTTCCGCGGTTGTACTGGGATTCGGGCGGTCGGACGACGGCCGACAGGGCGGTGCACATCCACCAGGGGAAGGGGGTGGGCGGGTCGACGTTGCACAACCTGAACCTGTGCAAGCGGATCCCGGCGTCGATCCGTGCGCGCTGGGCGGTGGAGCGGCGGCTGGAGCATCTGCCGGTGTCGGCGTGGGATGCGCTGTACGAGGAGGTGGAGGCGCTGCTGGAGGTGAAGGCGGTGCCGCGGGCGCAGTGGAACCGGCACAACCAGCTGCTGGAGGCGGGGTGCAAGGCGCTCGGGTGGCGAGGGGGCGGGGTTTCGCACAACCGGACGGGGTGCGTGGGGAGCGGGTTCTGCGAGGTGGGGTGCGCGTACGATGCGAAGAACAACGCGGCGAAGGTGCTGGTGCCGCGGGCGGTGAAGGCAGGGGCGGAGGTGGTGGCGCGCTGTCAGGCGGTGCGGGTGCGTCACGAGGGGGGGCGGGTGGTCGGGGTGTCGGCGGTGGGGCTTGCGCCGGAGACGAACCGGCCGCGGGGGGAGGTGATGGTGGAGGCGCCGCGGGTGTGCGTGGCGGGGTCGGCGACGTCGACGCCGGCGCTGCTCTTGCGCTCGGGGGTGCGGGATCCAGGGGGGGAGACGGGGATGGGGCTGCGGATCCATCCGGCGCTGGTGGCGGCGGGGGAGTTCGATGAGCCGGTGCGGGCGTGGGAGGGGATTCCGCAGACGTACGAGTGCACGGAGCTGCTGGATCTGGAGCGGGAGGATGGGCCGCGGGCGTGGATCATCCCGGCGTTCGCGCACCCGGTGGGGACGGCGACGCTGCTGCCCGGTCACGGGGGGTCGCATCGGTCGTTGATGCGGAGGTACGCGCACCTGGCGGCGTTCACGGCGATGATCCACGACCACACGGCAGGGCAGGTGCGGCCGGATGGGGATCTGGGGCTGCAGATCGAGTACTGGCCGGATGCGGGGGATCGGCGAGAGATGCTGCGCGGGGTTCACGGGTGCGCGAAGCTGCTGTTCGCGGCAGGGGCGCGGCGGGTGATCATTCCTTCGCGGCCGGTGCGGATTTACGAGCGGGGGGATGCGCTCGATGAGCTGCTCGCGTTCGATCTGACGCGAGGGTCGATGGACGTGACGGCAGTGCATCCGATGGCGTCGGTGCCGATGGGGGATGATCCGGCGGTGGCAGCGGTGAGCAGCGAGGGGAAGCATCACCACGTCGAGGGGCTGTGGGTGGCCGATGGGTCGCTGTTCCCGACGTCGATCGGGGTGCCGCCGCAGATGTCGATCTACGCGCTGGGGCTGCACGTGGGGCGGGCGCTGGCTCGGTCCTGA
- a CDS encoding pyridoxal-phosphate dependent enzyme, producing MVRSLEAFDDAIPRRGWVGAPSPVTALPRLAADLGLAHLAIKRDDLCDALFGGTKVRKLDYVLAAPPFAEAKAWVGSGGIGSGNMVALVAAGSALGREVHAHLFWTPVSAGILDNLAFTASGAASLTFHPSRAAIGLRQTSLMLSSSPFVGGHPAVPPGTSMPLGLVGLVRAALELRAQIDAGELEAPSRIYVPLGSGGLAAGLSVGLAYAGVDAQVVAVAVVERFISTRMRLRSLQRGLATLLEARGLGPVPPPVPLVVARDQVGRGYGVVTAESLAACELLAAEGLALDPVYVGKAMAGLLADAGRMRGGSVLLWQTARRAPLPHDEGWRGKLPKALARRIEDPAGADASRRRALFAVGAVVGASVLGARFLGGYPARPSFQGGVLSVREAHVLEAAAEAMLPAPVSAEAVASVPERVDRYLTGMSAGTQREVRAMLLLIEHGTTPLGGRLRRFTSLSAGERSAFLDGLGARGGLLSQAYQGLRDLVMVGYYQQPSTWGALGYGGPQVPLGYDPHGPERREWPTYDAMRAPVGARPKGAQR from the coding sequence ATGGTCCGTTCGCTCGAAGCGTTCGACGACGCCATTCCTCGACGAGGGTGGGTCGGCGCGCCGTCGCCAGTCACCGCGTTGCCGCGGCTCGCGGCGGATCTGGGGCTCGCTCACCTCGCCATCAAGCGTGACGATCTGTGCGACGCGCTCTTCGGTGGCACCAAGGTGCGCAAGCTCGACTACGTGCTGGCCGCACCGCCGTTCGCGGAGGCGAAGGCCTGGGTGGGGAGCGGTGGCATCGGGTCGGGCAACATGGTGGCCCTGGTCGCCGCAGGGAGCGCGCTGGGACGCGAGGTGCACGCTCACCTCTTCTGGACGCCCGTCTCGGCTGGGATCCTCGACAACCTTGCGTTCACGGCTTCCGGCGCAGCCTCGCTCACCTTCCATCCCTCGCGGGCGGCGATCGGGCTGCGGCAAACGTCGTTGATGCTCTCGTCTTCGCCGTTCGTCGGTGGGCACCCGGCGGTTCCGCCAGGAACGAGCATGCCACTGGGTCTGGTCGGGCTGGTGCGGGCTGCGCTGGAGCTGCGGGCGCAGATCGATGCGGGGGAGCTGGAAGCGCCGTCGCGGATCTATGTCCCGCTCGGGTCGGGTGGGCTCGCGGCAGGGTTGTCGGTGGGGCTTGCGTACGCCGGGGTGGATGCCCAGGTCGTCGCGGTGGCGGTGGTGGAGCGGTTCATCTCGACGCGGATGCGGCTCCGGTCGTTGCAACGCGGGCTGGCGACGCTGCTCGAGGCGCGCGGGCTGGGGCCGGTGCCGCCGCCCGTGCCGCTGGTCGTGGCGCGGGATCAGGTGGGGCGGGGTTATGGGGTGGTGACGGCCGAGTCGCTGGCAGCGTGCGAGCTGCTCGCCGCAGAGGGGCTGGCGCTGGATCCGGTGTACGTGGGGAAGGCGATGGCGGGGTTGCTCGCCGACGCGGGGCGCATGCGCGGTGGATCGGTGCTGCTGTGGCAGACGGCGCGACGGGCTCCCCTGCCCCACGACGAGGGCTGGCGAGGGAAGCTTCCAAAGGCGCTGGCGCGACGGATCGAGGATCCTGCCGGCGCGGATGCATCACGTCGGCGGGCGCTGTTCGCGGTCGGTGCGGTGGTGGGGGCGAGCGTGCTGGGGGCGCGGTTCCTGGGGGGGTATCCGGCGCGGCCGTCGTTCCAGGGGGGCGTGCTGTCCGTGCGTGAGGCACATGTCCTGGAGGCAGCGGCGGAGGCGATGTTGCCGGCGCCAGTGAGCGCGGAGGCGGTGGCGTCCGTCCCGGAACGGGTGGATCGTTACCTGACGGGGATGAGCGCGGGGACGCAGCGCGAGGTGCGGGCGATGCTCCTTCTCATCGAGCACGGGACGACGCCGCTGGGCGGCCGCCTGCGACGCTTCACGAGCCTGTCGGCCGGAGAGCGTTCGGCGTTCCTCGATGGGCTCGGCGCACGCGGTGGGTTGCTGTCGCAGGCCTACCAGGGGCTGCGTGATCTGGTGATGGTGGGGTACTACCAGCAGCCGTCGACGTGGGGGGCGCTCGGGTACGGGGGGCCGCAGGTGCCGCTGGGGTACGATCCGCACGGGCCGGAGCGGCGGGAGTGGCCGACGTACGACGCGATGAGGGCGCCGGTGGGGGCGCGGCCGAAGGGGGCGCAGCGATGA